Proteins from a single region of Gambusia affinis linkage group LG12, SWU_Gaff_1.0, whole genome shotgun sequence:
- the LOC122841233 gene encoding NAD-dependent protein deacylase sirtuin-5, mitochondrial-like: MLLKSRAVFSLGLRMCSTHVTTGPVIEPGRPSSDMSEFRKAFAKAKNIAIITGAGVSAESGIPTFRGEHEKWRKWHSQDLASPEAFSRNPSRVWEFYHYRRELVLDKKPSAVHLAIAECEARLKKQGRSVVVITQCQDDLHRQAGSKHVLKVHGSLLETRCMSCGQVTVNKQSPICAALKSKGAPGANVLDAQIPVDKLPRCEERDCHGLLRPNVVFFGETLDSHILTNVEKEIEICDLCLVVGTSSIVYPAAMFGPRVASRGVPVAEFNMNTTPKTEYFMYHFQGPCGTTLPPALAPHELEEL; this comes from the exons ATGCTTCTCAAAAGCCGAGCTGTCTTTTCACTTGGTCTTCGCATGTGCTCCACACATGTGACAACAGGACCAGTGATTGAACCAGGAAGACCCAGTTCAG ACATGTCTGAATTCCGAAAGGCCTTCGCTAAAGCCAAGAACATAGCAATCATCACCGGAGCAGGTGTGAGTGCAGAGAGTGGCATACCGACTTTCAGGGGAGAACATGAGAAGTGGAGGAAGTGGCATTCCCAG GACCTTGCTTCTCCAGAGGCCTTCTCTCGCAACCCTTCTCGGGTCTGGGAATTTTATCACTACAGGAGAGAGCTTGTGTTGGATAAGAAGCCCAGCGCCGTCCATCTGGCCATTGCAGAGTGCGAAGCTCGTCTGAAGAAGCAGGGGCGCTCAGTGGTAGTCATCACCCAGTGCCAAGATGATTTGCACCGACAGGCTGGGTCAAAGCATGTGCTCAAGGTTCACG GCAGTCTGCTGGAGACACGCTGTATGAGTTGTGGACAAGTGACCGTGAACAAGCAAAGCCCCATATGTGCTGCTTTAAAGAGCAAAGG agcaCCTGGTGCAAATGTTCTTGATGCACAGATTCCTGTAGATAAACTGCCAAG ATGTGAGGAGAGAGACTGCCACGGTCTTCTGAGGCCCAATGTCGTCTTCTTTGGGGAGACCTTGGACTCTCACATTCTGACTAATGTGGAAAAGGAAATTGAAATCTGTGACCTCTGTCTGGTG GTGGGGACGTCATCCATTGTTTACCCAGCAGCCATGTTTGGTCCCCGGGTTGCATCCAGAGGTGTTCCGGTTGCAGAATTTAATATGAATACAACACCAAAGACTGAATATTTCAT GTACCATTTCCAGGGTCCATGTGGAACCACGCTGCCTCCGGCTCTGGCACCACATGAGTTGGAGGAATTGTAA